A single region of the Brassica rapa cultivar Chiifu-401-42 chromosome A03, CAAS_Brap_v3.01, whole genome shotgun sequence genome encodes:
- the LOC103860956 gene encoding uncharacterized protein LOC103860956, whose amino-acid sequence MRMSGNDAAETSKIEVWWDMKDCPIPEGYDARRVRPSMERAFEKIGYTGPVSITAYGNQTQTPDHHLLALSSTGVAVVHTIVESTRSVMYRDMVEWRGQNPPPATMMIISDQVEGDFSWDLARLQQRTRYDLFQANSMKSRDDLLLVYYANWRWEQLLGEEGTPPLVTCGLSSAAVFYCKSCNFDCKSLKKFRKHLSSYKHGMEEAINPPDKQLLCVTKAWARNYPATPENATAKIHVLWDMNDCPIPEGYDARRVRPSIERALKELSYTGPVSITAFADQKQTPVHHLLALSSTGVDFSHTLPWVHYSRMITDFEIWTKDNPAPASIMIISDEVASSKDRSTLICRKLQESNYNCFLAYSVRPFEMPVLVTSAEWLWDNLLAVSETKRNILHKCSESERVVAASTGMFCCTLCLCDCKSLDDFNKHLASKDHTQEEKRMLSHTQAFPHRQRQYKISNYYDEVGYPPKTKRTRNAPRKGFLPRSLRFTRR is encoded by the exons ATGCGGATGTCGGGGAACGATGCAGCGGagacctctaaaatagaggtgTGGTGGGACATGAAGGACTGTCCGATTCCGGAGGGGTATGATGCTCGTCGGGTCCGTCCAAGTATGGAAAGGGCGTTCGAAAAAATAGGCTACACTGGTCCTGTCTCCATCACTGCCTATGGCAACCAAACACAAACCCCTGATCACCACCTTCTAGCGCTCTCTTCCACTGGAGTCGCTGTTGTACATACCATAGTAG AAAGCACGCGCTCAGTCATGTATCGGGATATGGTGGAATGGCGAGGTCAAAATCCACCTCCGGCTACAATGATGATCATATCCGATCAGGTGGAAGGTGACTTCTCGTGGGATCTGGCCCGGCTACAACAGCGCACTAGATACGACCTTTTTCAGGCTAATTCAATGAAGAGTCGCGATGATTTACTCCTCGTCTATTATGCAAATTGGCGCTGGGAACAATTACTAGGAGAAGAAGGCACACCACCACTTGTGACGTGTGGATTATCATCTGCTGCCGTGTTTTATTGCAAATCGTGCAATTTCGATTGCAAAAGCCTAAAGAAATTCAGGAAGCATCTCTCCAGTTATAAACATGGAATGGAA GAGGCTATAAATCCTCCGGATAAACAACTGTTATGTGTAACGAAGGCGTGGGCAAGGAACTACCCGGCCACGCCTGAAAACGCCACAGCTAAAATACATGTGTTGTGGGACATGAATGACTGTCCGATTCCCGAGGGGTATGATGCTCGTCGGGTCCGTCCAAGTATAGAAAGAGCGTTGAAGGAACTAAGCTACACAGGTCCTGTCTCCATCACTGCCTTTGCCGACCAAAAACAAACACCTGTTCACCACCTTCTTGCGCTCTCTTCTACTGGAGTCGATTTTTCACATACCCTTCCCT GGGTCCATTACAGTCGCATGATTACAGATTTTGAGATATGGACAAAAGATAATCCTGCTCCGGCTTCGATTATGATCATATCGGATGAAGTCGCTTCCAGCAAGGACCGTTCAACACTTATTTGCCGGAAACTACAAGAGAGTAACTACAACTGTTTTTTGGCTTATTCAGTTAGGCCTTTTGAAATGCCTGTCCTGGTCACTTCTGCTGAGTGGCTCTGGGATAACTTACTTGCAG TTTCAGAGACAAAAAGAAACATTCTTCACAAGTGCAGTGAAAGTGAAAGGGTTGTTGCAGCTTCTACCGGAATGTTTTGTTGCACATTGTGTTTATGTGATTGCAAAAGCCTGGATGATTTCAATAAGCATCTCGCAAGTAAAGATCATACACAGGAA GAGAAGAGAATGCTTTCGCATACTCAAGCCTTTCCTCACCGGCAAAGGCAATATAAAATATCCAACTACTATGACGAG GTAGGATATCCTCCCAAGACTAAACGTACGAGGAATGCACCCCGGAAGGGTTTTCTCCCGAGATCATTACGTTTTACTAGACGTTGA